The region GTCAAGACTTTTGCCATCCAGCAACAGTTGGCCGGCGTGCTGATTGACAGTTATGAGAAAACGGGTCAAACGATGACCGACGTTTACAGTTGGGAACAATTGAGTGCTTGTCGAGATGAACTGGTCGCTGCTGGGATGCTGCTCGCCATTGCCGGCCAGATTCGAGAAGAAATGCTACCCGTTCTCAAGAAACTTGAGCCGCATTTGCTGGCCGTTCGATCAGCAGTTTGTCAATTGCGGGATCGAAATCGGAGTGTGAGTCCCGAGGCTCTGGAAAAGTTTAGTGCGGAGTTGTCGCTGCCGCTGGAAGCTATGACTCGGCAATAGCGAACCAGAGATCACCAGCGAAACGTGCCCGTGATTCAAGAACGTCTCTGTGATTCAACACAGAATCACGATTTCCTTTGAAGGATGGGTTAGTGCATGGCTATTCTGCAACAGTGTTGGGAAGCAGCCATGATTTGAGTGTATTTGAATCGTGAGCAATTCAGAGATCATGACTCAAAGCGAGTAACGATGACACAATCCAGGCACATCTTTTTCATGGCACTGGCGGTGGTGGGGATGGCGACAAATTTGCTGGCAGAGGAACCATTACCTTCCTGGAATGACAGTGCAGCACGCCGAGCGATTCTGGAATATGTGAAATCGGTAACGACTGAGGGCTCGCCCAGGTTTGTGCCTGTCTCTGAGCGAATTGTCACTTTTGATAACGATGGAACGCTCTGGTGCGAGCAGCCCATGTATGTGCAGTTGGCCTTTGCGCTGGATCGAGTGCGATTGCTGGCAGACAAACATCCCGAGTGGCGGACAGAAGAGCCTTTTCGCGCAGTGATCGAAAAAGATCTCCCCGCATTGGCAAAGCTGGGTGCCAAAGGTCTGACAGAACTGACCATGGCGACTCATGCCGGTATGACAGACGACGAGTTTGAAAACATTGTGACCGAGTGGATTCGCAAGGCCCGGCACCCGAAGTTTCATCGACCCTACACCGAATGTGTCTATCAGCCGATGCTGGAGCTATTGGCCTTTCTGCGCCAGCACGAGTTCAAGACCTTCATCGTTTCGGGCGCAGGCATCGAATTCATGAGGCCCTGGGCAAAAGAAGTCTATGGGATTCCTCCTGAACAGGTCATTGGCAGCAGTGTGAAACTGAAGTACGAACTGCGCGATGGAAAACCTGTGCTCGTACGTCTTGCCGAACTGAATTTCATTGATGATCAGGCGGGAAAACCGGTGGGAATCCGACAAGTCATTGGTCGGAGACCGGTGATGGCGGTAGGAAATTCGGATGGCGACTACGAAATGCTGGAATATGTCACATCGGGCCCGGCTAATGGTCTGGGTCTGATTGTGCACCATACAGATGCTGTTCGGGAATTTGCCTACGATCGACAGTCTCCGTTTGGTCGGCTGGATCGGGCACTGACAGACGCCACTTCCAAAGGGTGGATCGTGATTGATATGCAGCGCGACTGGAAAGTGATCTTTCCAGAAAGCCGTCCATCACAGAACTAATACGGATACCAGTATTTGACCGCGCTCCCTGGTCTTGGGCGGCTGGGGTTGAGTCTTCGAACCCCCAGCGATCTTCGGCACCATCTGGGGGTTCGCGAAGACGCTCAACCCCAGCCACGCGCCGCGAAATTGTTTATTGGATTCCGTAGAAGTTGTCACCAGGTGAAAATTCAGATTTCTCGCTCGCCAGAGAAACGATCAATCTTCAAGAGTTTCCAGAAAAGCTGTCATTTCTCCGGCGGCATGAGCATCTCCCACACGCTTAGCAGCCAAAATTCCTGCCCGGCAGGCATCACGGGCTTGAGCGGTCTGTTCGTCTTCGGCCAGAACCTGTGCTTTTCGAAAGTAAGCTGCGACGTAATCAGGATCATCAGCGATGAGGCTGTCCAGCGCTTCCAGCCCCAAGGTTGTTTCTCCCGACTTGACAAGCTCGAGGGCCAGCGCATAACGCAGGAACGAATCTTGAGGAGTTTCCTGCAACATTTGCTTCAATTTCTCTAAACGCGACATGACTGCTCCCCGGCTGTGTTCTATCAGTTGGAGTGAATTATTTCGTTGTGATCCCGGCGGTTCGGCAATCTCTGCCGATTCGTACTACTACTGCTGGTCTTTGGTGAAGTTTCACAGACACTCTTGAACAAAAGTCTCTAAACCCTCTGGTTTTGGACGAACTCAGCGGCCGCACAGCCGAAGAGTTTACCCCATTTCACGAGTAACGACTTGGCAATCTGTACGCCATGACGCAAGTGCATTTCAACCCTGCCGGGTAACTGGTCGATGCCATCCCGGCGGAGCCATGGAGGATTGCTCCAATACAACACGATGGATCGTGGCAGCCTGAGCCGTTTGACCACAACGCAACCCTGCGGACCACGAGTGATCTTCCCCATGATTAAGTGGCTTATCACGCCAGCGATTTACGGAGTTCTCTGCCTGACAGCAGTGCTGTCCAGTGCCTCGGAGCTTCGTGAAACCCCAGCCGTCCGGGCCTACAAAAGGGCATCGGCTTCCGTTGTGAACATTCACACTGAGAAGTCAGCTCAGGAACGGGACTCTGTCTTTGCCTCTAGCCGAGGTCGCAAGATTAACGGCATGGGGACCGGCATCGTCATTGACGAACGCGGGTATATCGTCACCAATCACCATGTGGTGGCTGATGTCGAACTGATTCGTGCGACATTCGAAGATGGCAGCGATTACGATGCCCGCGTCATCGGCGTCGATAAAGAACAGGATCTGGCGGTCATCAAGGTGGATGGCACCAAGACATTCAAAGTCGCTCCCTTCGGAACATCGAGCGATATCTACCTTGCTGAACGCGTACTGGCGATTGGTAACGCTTATGGTTATCGCCACACCGTGACAGAAGGCATTGTCAGTGCTCTGGGCCGCGATGTGGAAGTCAATGAGACGCAATCATACCGCAATTTGATTCAGACCGACGCCAGCATCAATCCGGGCAACAGCGGTGGCCCGCTGATCAATATGGACGGTGATGTGATCGGTGTGAATGTTGCTATCCGGGCCGGGGCGCAGCGAATTGGCTTCGCGATTCCCATCGACGACGCTCGCAAGGTGGTGGCTCGACTGATCTCTGTTGAGCAGATGGGTTTGGGTTATCACGGCGCGATTCTCAGAGATCTGAAAACGGCAACACAAAAGCTGTTGATTATTGAAAATGTGCTCTCCGACAGCCCTGCACAACGCGCCGGTTTGAAGGCTGGTGATGTGGTTCTCAAGGCCGGTTCACTGGAAGTAAGTGATTCTGTCGATTTCGAACGATCGCTCCTGGGCCGTAAGCCTGGCGATAATCTGGATCTGGTTGTTCGGCGTAATGATCGGGATGAAAAACTGAATTTTGCTCTCGGGCAATCCAATATCTCTCTTGTGCAGAATCAGGCATTTCGTCCTGCATCCACCGGAATCAATGAGACGGAAGCTCAACGGTTCTGGCAGATTCTGGGCTTGAAACTGGCACCGATTGCTGCTGATCAAAAGCTGCTGACAGGTACACGTTACCGTGGTGGATTGCGAGTCGTCGATGTCCGCCCGGACAGCCCGGCTGCTTCGAACGGGATCACCAAGGGCGATATTCTCGTCGGTCTGCATGATTGGGAAACACTCTCTGTCGAGAACGTGACCTGGATCGTCAACAAATCGAACGAAATCAAGCTGAACCCAATCAAGTTTTACATTGTACGCGGTCAGGAAACATTGTTCGGCCACCTGCAGACCGCCAGCCGCCAGTAGATTCTGATCACTGTCGACTGAATGCGTTTTAACTTGAACCATGCGTGAAGACGATGCCGCAAGCTTTCACCGGATGTCCGGAAAGAGCTTGCGGCTTAATCTTTTTCGCGACGGCTTGGTTGTCGAAGGAGCAGGTTGCTAATCTTCAATCGAGAACCATCTTGAACAGTGTATGCAGGCGACAGGCGGCAGAATGACTTTTCGACCCGAGTTTGCCCTGATTGAGCGAATCCGAAAGGCAGCCGGGGGTTCATCTCGTGTGCTTCTGGGAATTGGTGATGATGCCGCCGGTTTAGGTTCTCGAGAAGACAGAGAGACACTCGTCGCCACGGATATGCTCCTGGATGGTGTACACTTTGTCGTCGAGGAGTGCGGCCCCTATTGGGCTGGTCGGAAGGCACTCGCTGTCAACTTGAGCGATCTTGCAGCCATGGGTGGGAGGTGCATCGCCTCGTTTGTTTCGATCGCCATCCCGCGTAATTGGAACGCCCACGAAGCGGATGAATTAATGCGCGGCGTTCTGGAATTGGCCGCAAAATGGGATTGTCCTGTTGCTGGAGGAGATACGAACAGTTGGGATGGTCGCCTGGTGATCAATGTGGCAGTGGTGGGCGAAACGATTGAAGCGACATCGATTCGTCGAGCCGGTGCGCAGGTGGGTGACGTCATTGTTGTGAGCGGTGCTCTGGGTGGTTCGATCTATGGCAGGCATCTGAAGTTCGAACCCCGCTTGGATGTGGCTGCTGAGCTATTGAAGCTGGCCAAACTTAACTCAATGATCGATTTGAGTGATGGACTGTCTTCCGATTTGTGGCACATCCTCAGAGCGAGCCATGCGGGTGCTGTACTCGAACAGAAGCGGATTCCTGTCCATGAGGATGTCCGCCATCATGCCGACGTCGTGAACCTGAGTTCTCCACCGGCGCTCGCACATGCCCTTCATGATGGTGAAGATTTTGAACTCCTCTTCACGCTCTCCCCAGCTCAGTGGGAGACATTGCGGCAGAACTGGAAGCTGCCCATTGCCCTCACAAAAATTGGCACGATTGTTTCTGAAGAGGCTTGCAGGATCGTCAGCGAGACGGGAGAGTCAAAAGAACTGGTTCCCGGTGGTTATGTCCATCGCTTTGGTTGAAACTGTTTCGCGATTTGAATGGCTGCAAGCTGAGGATGATGTCGTTGTCTGATCAGGAATTACTCCGAAGAGACCAGGTTCTCGAACAGTATTACGACACGCTTGGTTACACACCTTATCCGGTTCAAGAGGAAGCGCTGTTTGCCTGGTTTACTTCTGAAACTGGTGTGCTGATTTCGGCTCCGACGGGGACGGGGAAAACGCTCATTGCTGAGGGGGCGATCTTTGAAGCCCTCAAGAACCAGAAAACCATCTATTATACGACACCTCTGATTGCGCTCACCGACCAGAAGTTTTCCGAGATTCAAGATGCTGCGGAACGCTGGGGTTTCTCGCGCGACGATGTGGGGCTGGTGACAGGCAACCGCAAGGTCAATCCTGATGCCCGTGTACTGGTGGTGGTGGCGGAGATTCTCCTCAATCGATTGCTGCACCCGGATGCTTTCGACTTTGCGAATGTCTTCGCCGTCGTGATGGATGAGTTTCACAGCTTTTCTGATCCTGAGCGAGGCATTGTCTGGGAGTTCTCGCTCTCCTTGCTGCCGCCGCATGTCCGGCTGATGCTCCTTTCTGCGACCATCGGGAATGCCAATCCATTTGTGACGTGGCTGCATCGCTGCCATGGGCGAAGACTGGAACTTGTGGTGGGGACGGAGCGAAAGGTTCCTCTCACGTTTCATTGGATTGGTGATCAGTTCGTTGCCGAACATCTGGAGTTTATGGCTCAGGGGGAAGGGGAAGCTCGCAGGACACCGGCACTCGTCTTTTGTTTTGATCGGGAATTGTGCTGGAGCACCGCAGAAGAGTTGAAGGGGCGATCTGTCCTTCAAGGTGATCAGCAGAAGCAGCTGGCCGCCCGATTGAAAGATGTCGATTTCAAACATGGCGTGGGGCCGAAGCTGAAGCAGCTGTTGCATCGCGGTGTGGGCGTCCACCACGCGGGGTTATTGCCCAAGCATCGGCGGCTGGTCGAGGAACTGTTTCAAGAGAAGCTGCTGTCGATTTGTGTTTGCACCGAAACGCTTTCCGCAGGCATCAACCTGCCCGCAAAATCGGTCGTCATGACCTGTCTCTTGAAAGGGCCACCCGGCAAAAAGAAACCGATCGACGCGAGCCTGGCGCATCAGATTTTTGGGCGCGCGGGGCGGCCTCAATTTGATAAAGAGGGATTTGTTTACGCCTTACCCCACGAGGATGATGTGCGGATTGCCCGCTGGAAGGAGAAGTACGACCAGATACCGGAGGATACGAAAGATCCTCTGCTGATTAAGGCGAAAAAAGCACTCAAAAAGAAGATGCCCACGCGGAATCCTGCCAAACAGTATTGGAACGATGCACAATTCGAGAAATTGAAAACGGCTCCACCCAGAGACCTGGTGAGTCAGGGCGAGTTTCCCATTCGGCTGGTGGCCTATCTGCTCAAACTCTCACCCGAAGTGGATCGAATTCGTGTCCTCGTGCGGAAACGATTGATGGATCCTGGTCGGCTCAATGCGTGCGAACGTGACTTTGAGCAGATGCTGGTGGCCTTGCATCATGCCGGGTTTGTGGAACTCGATCCTCCACCACCGGTCGCCAGCGAACCCTCAAAACCTGAAACGACGGAAACAATAACTGAAGAGATTCCTGAAAAGCTGAGCTGGCTGTCGCAGCATCTGCAGAAATCGATTGATGAGAAGCGCGCCCAGCAGGGGAAGAAATCGGCGACAGAACTGAAGCGGCAGGATGAAACCGAAAAGAGCGTCTATCG is a window of Planctopirus limnophila DSM 3776 DNA encoding:
- a CDS encoding DEAD/DEAH box helicase; protein product: MSLSDQELLRRDQVLEQYYDTLGYTPYPVQEEALFAWFTSETGVLISAPTGTGKTLIAEGAIFEALKNQKTIYYTTPLIALTDQKFSEIQDAAERWGFSRDDVGLVTGNRKVNPDARVLVVVAEILLNRLLHPDAFDFANVFAVVMDEFHSFSDPERGIVWEFSLSLLPPHVRLMLLSATIGNANPFVTWLHRCHGRRLELVVGTERKVPLTFHWIGDQFVAEHLEFMAQGEGEARRTPALVFCFDRELCWSTAEELKGRSVLQGDQQKQLAARLKDVDFKHGVGPKLKQLLHRGVGVHHAGLLPKHRRLVEELFQEKLLSICVCTETLSAGINLPAKSVVMTCLLKGPPGKKKPIDASLAHQIFGRAGRPQFDKEGFVYALPHEDDVRIARWKEKYDQIPEDTKDPLLIKAKKALKKKMPTRNPAKQYWNDAQFEKLKTAPPRDLVSQGEFPIRLVAYLLKLSPEVDRIRVLVRKRLMDPGRLNACERDFEQMLVALHHAGFVELDPPPPVASEPSKPETTETITEEIPEKLSWLSQHLQKSIDEKRAQQGKKSATELKRQDETEKSVYRPLLAKPTAAMDRMFAFRSIHPLYGVFLADQFEKADRIEWMLALESVLEFPKSLVRSVRIPPPRFLPPGRLALEVLDPEIIARGILPAGDLYPEFDPSLPPEERKYAPTLPEKLLMLFQSDYPGISIPMTPVYVVADLEEFGFNFYKLIGGRDLAKQEGLVFKHLLRMVLLLEEFADCPPPHRDPQAWRDELLELATRISWSCEAVDPQSTEQALATNAARDVLQGETNDVPVVHEIELPPRPPGFGEADGEELPLVETTTEDNFGDGLEIDDEESA
- a CDS encoding trypsin-like peptidase domain-containing protein, with the translated sequence MIKWLITPAIYGVLCLTAVLSSASELRETPAVRAYKRASASVVNIHTEKSAQERDSVFASSRGRKINGMGTGIVIDERGYIVTNHHVVADVELIRATFEDGSDYDARVIGVDKEQDLAVIKVDGTKTFKVAPFGTSSDIYLAERVLAIGNAYGYRHTVTEGIVSALGRDVEVNETQSYRNLIQTDASINPGNSGGPLINMDGDVIGVNVAIRAGAQRIGFAIPIDDARKVVARLISVEQMGLGYHGAILRDLKTATQKLLIIENVLSDSPAQRAGLKAGDVVLKAGSLEVSDSVDFERSLLGRKPGDNLDLVVRRNDRDEKLNFALGQSNISLVQNQAFRPASTGINETEAQRFWQILGLKLAPIAADQKLLTGTRYRGGLRVVDVRPDSPAASNGITKGDILVGLHDWETLSVENVTWIVNKSNEIKLNPIKFYIVRGQETLFGHLQTASRQ
- a CDS encoding HAD family hydrolase gives rise to the protein MTQSRHIFFMALAVVGMATNLLAEEPLPSWNDSAARRAILEYVKSVTTEGSPRFVPVSERIVTFDNDGTLWCEQPMYVQLAFALDRVRLLADKHPEWRTEEPFRAVIEKDLPALAKLGAKGLTELTMATHAGMTDDEFENIVTEWIRKARHPKFHRPYTECVYQPMLELLAFLRQHEFKTFIVSGAGIEFMRPWAKEVYGIPPEQVIGSSVKLKYELRDGKPVLVRLAELNFIDDQAGKPVGIRQVIGRRPVMAVGNSDGDYEMLEYVTSGPANGLGLIVHHTDAVREFAYDRQSPFGRLDRALTDATSKGWIVIDMQRDWKVIFPESRPSQN
- the thiL gene encoding thiamine-phosphate kinase, translating into MTFRPEFALIERIRKAAGGSSRVLLGIGDDAAGLGSREDRETLVATDMLLDGVHFVVEECGPYWAGRKALAVNLSDLAAMGGRCIASFVSIAIPRNWNAHEADELMRGVLELAAKWDCPVAGGDTNSWDGRLVINVAVVGETIEATSIRRAGAQVGDVIVVSGALGGSIYGRHLKFEPRLDVAAELLKLAKLNSMIDLSDGLSSDLWHILRASHAGAVLEQKRIPVHEDVRHHADVVNLSSPPALAHALHDGEDFELLFTLSPAQWETLRQNWKLPIALTKIGTIVSEEACRIVSETGESKELVPGGYVHRFG